From Synechococcales cyanobacterium T60_A2020_003:
GAATCCGAACATCCCAACTCTCGGCTATCTTGAACCATAACTCCGTTGGCCTCGACTTCAACCGTACCCTCCACAGAAAGGGCGATTTGAATGAGGCGAGTGAGTTGTGCATAGGTTGTGACTTTGCCAGCCAAGATAATGACAGATCCCCGCTGCTTCACCTTGAGCGATTGCAACTCCTCAGCCGCCATCTGTTCATAAAATGCACGGTAGACGCGCTTCACCAACCCGTGATAATCGTACTCTCCGTTCAGCCCTATGCGCTCTGGAGGAATCGTATTAAAGAAGCTAGCGTTATCTAAGTAGGGGCGTGAATTGGGTTGATGCTGATCTGGTGGGTCGATATCAGCCATTTTAGAGATCCCTGAATTCATAGATTGTTCTGTCCAACGTGAGTGTGTGAATGGAGCAACTTACTGAGCAACCGATAGCACCCTAAATGGCTTCATCACATCAAGTACCTAAAAATATGATGCTTGTGTGAAGTTTATATTAAACTAGCACAAACCATTTTGTCGCAGCCACTACTTTGTT
This genomic window contains:
- a CDS encoding phospholipid-binding protein, producing the protein MNSGISKMADIDPPDQHQPNSRPYLDNASFFNTIPPERIGLNGEYDYHGLVKRVYRAFYEQMAAEELQSLKVKQRGSVIILAGKVTTYAQLTRLIQIALSVEGTVEVEANGVMVQDSRELGCSDSGFLGSHRYAYGCTSDQAAWR